The following is a genomic window from Crossiella equi.
GTGCAGCGGCACCAGACGCGACTCCTCCGCCGCCCACCCGGTCTCCCAGATCCCGGTCCCGGCAGGCGCGTACCGCACCCGGTGCACCCGCAGCTCCCAGTCCCCGCGCACCACCGTGAGGCTCTCCACCCGCAGCGCGGGCAACGCCCCCAGGCCGCGCCCGAACACCGGCCGGTGCCAGGACGCCGCCCAGGCCCAGCCCTCGCCCTGGCCCACCCCGGCCTGGTGGATGCGCCGACGGGCGCTCGACTGGCCACCGATGACCAGGGCCACGTGGTTGTCCTCGACGTTCGCGCGGCTCGTCGGACCCGACCGGGTCGAGTAGGCCAGCCGACCGTAGTGCGGGTCGGCGTCGGCGGCGTTCTCCGGCTCGTGCGGGCGCAGGTGGTCGCTGCCGTGGTTGTGCACGCGCACCAGGCCGTCCCCGCTGGTCTGCACGAGGAAACCCGGGCCCCGCACCGCCCGCACCGTCGGCGTCTCGCTCGGCGCCGCGCCCTCCACCTCAGTCCACAGTGGATGGTCCGGGCCCGCCAGCAGGCAGGCGAAGGCCTTGGCCGCCCAGTACGGGGAGGCCGGGCCCGAGTACGGCTGGAGCGTGGCCGCGTGCGGGCCGTGCCAGCCCAGGCTCAGCAGCCCGTCCCCGGTCAGCGCGCCCCGGTCCAGGAAGTACCGCAGCGCACCGCTCAGCAGCCGCCGGGAGACCCCCGGCGCCAGCGGGGTGTCCCCGGTGACCGCGCCCAGGCCCACCGCCGAGGCCGCCGCGAAGCGGTAGGTCAGCGACCGGCCCAGGTGCAGCGGGGCGCCGTTGCCGTCGAACATCAGCCCGAACCCGGCCAGGTGCTCGGCCAGGCGCGGGCCCAGCGGGGACACGTCCCCGGCCAGGTGCGCGTCCAGCACCGGGTACAGGTGCAGCGCCCAGCCGTTGTAGTGGTCGAAGGCCCCGCCGTCGCCGTCGGCGTACCAGCCGTCACCCCGGTACCAGGTCTCCAGCAGCTCCAGGGCCCGCTCGCGCACCCGCCGGGTCAGCTCGTCGCCCCGGCCCACCGACTCCAGGAAACCCGCCACCGTGTACGGGAACAGGTACCAGTTGTTCGGCGACGGGATGTGCCGGATCGCCCCGCGCAGCCACTCCGCCGCCCGGTCCCGCACGTCCTCGGCCAGCCGGTCCCACAGCCACGGCCGGGTCAGCCGCAGGCCCAGCGCCACCGACGCGGACTCCACCATCGGCTGACCCTGCACCGTGTAGTCCAGGATCAGCGGCCAGGACTCCGCGTCCTCGGCCCCCGGTGTCGCGGTGCCCGCCGCCAAGCCCTCCGCGTACCGCTCGACCAGCCCCAGCGGGTCCGCGCCGCCCGACCCGGCGATGCGGAAGCCCGCCGCCAGGAACGTGCGCGCGTACCCCTCCAGGCCGTCCGAATGCACCCCGCTCCTGGACGGCCGCCCCGGCAGGTCCAGCCGCGCTCCCCTCGGCGAGGCCCAGCGCCACGCCGCCGCCAGCAGCCCGTCCGCCGCCGCGACCCAGTGCTCCCGCGTGAACCCGGTGTGCGGGCTCAGCTCCCGGTCCTCCTCGGGCAGTCTCATGCCAGCCGGTCCAGCCTCTCGCGCACCACGGGGTGGGCGAAACCGTGCCCGCGCACCCACCTCGCCAGCTCGGCCGCCGCGGACGCGGTCAGCCGCTCCCACTCGTTGCCCTGCGAACCCGCCAGGTGTGGGGTGATCAGCACATTCTCACTGTCCCACAACGGGTGTCCGGCGGGCAGCACATCCGGTTCGGTCACGTCCAGCACCGCCCGGATCCGCCCCGCGCTCGTGGCCGCCAGCAGCGCGTCCTGATCCACCACCGCACCCCGGGCGGTGTTGATCAGCACCGCGTCCGGGCGCAGCAGGGCGAGCAGCTCCGCGCTGACCAGGCCAACCGTGCTCGGCAGCAGCGGGGTGTGCACGCTGAGCACGTCGCTGCGCGCGAACAGCGCCGGCAGGCCGACCGGCTCCGCGCCCAGCTCCCGGACCTCCTCGTCGCTGACGTACGGGTCGTGCAGCAGCACCCGGAAGTCGTAGGGGCGCAGCAGCTCCACCACCCGACGCCCGATCAGCGAGGCCGACAGCAGCCCCACCACCCGGCCGAAGTTGCCCACCGAGGACGGCTGCGCAAGCCAGTCGTGCGGCCCCGGCGCCGCCCGGTACGCCCGCGCCCGCTCCAGCACCCGCTTGCCGGACAACAGGATCATCGCCACCGTGTACTCCGCCACCGGCAGCGCGTTCGCCGCGGCCGCCGAGGACACCTCGATCCCCCGCGCCCAGCACGCCTCGGTGACGTGCCCGCGCACCGAACCCGCGGTGTGCACCACCGCGCGCAGCTTCGGGGCCGCCGCCAGCACCTGCTCGTCCAGCGGCGGGCAGCCCCAGCCGGTCACCAGCACCTCCGCCTCGGCCAGCACCGGCCGCGCCTCCGGCACGTCCAACCTGGTCAGCACCCCCGGCGCCAGCGCCACGTGCTGCTCGAACGCGGCCACCGCGCCCGCGTCCAGCACCGCCCGCGCCACCTCGGCCGACATCACCAGCGCACCCCGAACCCGTCTCACTTCACCGCTCCCGCCGTCATCCCGGACCGCCAGAACCGTTGCAGCAACGCGAACGCCACGATCAGGGGCAGCACCGCCAGCAGCGAGCCCATGATCACCACCGGGTAGTACTCCGGTGACACCGTGGCCGCGCTGTTCCACGTGTACAACCCCAGGCTCACCGGGTAGAGGCTCTGGTCGGAGAGCATCACCATCGGGAGGAAGAAGTTGTTCCAGATCGCCGTCAGCTGGAACAAGAAGATCGTCACCGCGCCCGGCCCCAGCAGGCGCAGCCCCACCCGGAAGAACGTGGCCAGCTCGCCCGCACCGTCCATCCGCGCCGCCTCCAGCACCTCGTTCGGCACGTAGCCCTGGCTGAAGATCCGCCCCAGGTACACCCCGAACGGGTTGAACAGCACCGGGATGAACACCGCCCAGAACGTGTTCACCAGGCCCACCGAGGAAGCCAGCAGGTACAGCGGCAGCGCCAGCACCGTCTGCGGCACCATCACCGCGCCCAGCACCAGGCCGAACAGCTTCTCCTTGTGCCGGAAGGAGTACTTGTCGAAGGCGTAGCCACAGGCGATGCCGATCAGGGCCGAGATCGCCGCGCCCAGCACCGCGTACAGCAGGCTGTTGCCGTACCAGCGGGCGAACAGCCCGTTGTCCTCGGCGAACAGCTCCACCAGGTTCTGCCAGAAGGCGAAGCCGTCGAGGGAGAACAGGTCACTGGCGAACAGCGCGTCCCGGTCCTTGGTGGCCGCCAGCAGCAGCCACAGCACCGGCAGCAGCGTGTACAGCACCGCCAGGCCGACCACGGTGTTCACCGCGAGCCGCCCCAGCAGCCTCGGCCGCAGGGCGGCGGGCAGGTCCGCGCTCATGCCGTCCTCCCGCCCCGGTTGGTCCACCTGGTGATGCCGTAGGACAGGGCGATCGTGCACAGCACGAGGATCACCGAGGCCGCCGAGGCCAGGCCGTAGTTGTTGCGGGTGAAGGCCGCGTCGTAGATGTACATGCTCGGGGAGAACCGGGCGCTGATCACCGGCGTGGACTGGCTGAGCAGCATCGGCTCGGTGAACAGCTGCAACGCCCAGATCATGGTGAACATCGAGACCATCACCACCGAGGCGCGCACCATCGGCGCCTTCACCCGCAGGGCCGTGCGCCACGGGCCCGCGCCGTCGATCACGGCCGCCTCCACCACCTCGCGCGGCACCGCCTGCAGCGCCGCGTAGAAGATGACCATGTTGTAGCCCAGGTTGCTCCACAGCGCGATGTTCACGATCGAGGGCAGCACCGTGCGCACGCCCAGGAAGTCCACCTCGATGTCCCCCGCGGCCAGCGCGGCGATCACCGGGCTCAGGCCCGGCGTGTAGAGGTAGAGCCAGATGATCGCCGCGATGATGCCCGGCACCGCGTGCGGCAGGTACAGCGCCAGCTGCGCGCTCGCCCGCAGCTTCGCCGCGCCGGAGTCCAGCAGCAAGGCCAGGCCGAGCGCGCCCACCACCAGCAGTGGGATGTAGATCAGGCAGTACAGCGCGACCGTGCCCAGTCCGCTCAGGAAGGTCGGGTCGGACAACACCGCCAGGTAGCTGCGCAGGCCGACGAACACGGTGCTCTCCGGGCCGAAGCCCAGGCCCGGCTGGTCCGCGCCGAAGAAGCTCAGCCAGAGTGCGGTGCCCACCGGGATCAGGAAGATCGCGGTGAACAGGACGAAAAACGGGGTCATCAGCGCGGTGGCGGCCACGCGTTCACCAGGTCGAGCCATCCTCTCCTCCGATCAGGTGGTGTGCTCGGTGGTCGCCAGCCCCAGCGCGCGCAGGTCCGGCATCGTGCCGCGCTGCGCGTCCTGGATCGCCTCCAGCAGCGTGCCGACCCCGCCCGCGGCCCGGGCGAAGCCGTCCTGCATGACCTTCTGCGTGGCGGTCATCCTCGGGCCCCAGATCCAGCCGTCGCGGATCTTGTGGGCCTCCTCGTCGAAGAGCTGGTAGATGTCCTGGCCGCCGTAGTAGGCGCGGTCGAAGGCCTCCCGGCCCACCGGCACCAGGGCGGGCGCGGCCGGGTACTGGCTGCTGGTACCGCTGGACAGGCGGGCGCGCAGGGCGTCCGGGTGCGAGACCTGCCACTCGATGAACTCCACCGCCGCCTCCGGGAAAGCGCTATCCACGGTAACCGCGAAAGTGGATCCCCCGTGCGTGCCGACAACCTCCGAGGCGTTGTCCCACTGCGGGATCGGCGCGATCCGCCACAGGCCCTTCTGCCCCGGGCGCGCGTTGCGCTGCGCACCCGCCTCCCACGCCCCGCTCAGCCGGGTGAGCACGTTGCCCTGCGCGATCTGGGCGTCGGCGTGCTTGCTGTCCGCGGCGTTGGCGTGCAGCAGGCCCTCGTCGAGCAGGCCCTGCCAGTACTCGGCGACCCGCCTGCTCGGGGCGTCGGCGATGGAGACGTTCCAGGCGCCGCCGTCGGTGCGGAACCACTGCGCGCCCGCCTGCCAGGCGAAGGCGGCGAACTGCATGCCGCCGTCGGTCGGGAACAGCGCCAGGCGGTGCCCGCCGGGCAGCCCGCGGACCGCGCGGGCGAGCTCGGTGAACTCCGCCCAGGTCTCCGGTACGCGCAGGCCGTGACGGGTGAAGAGGTCCTCGCGGTAGTGCAGCACCATCGGCTCGACGTCCAGCGGGACGCTGAACAGCCTGCCGTCGAAGGTGGTCAGGCGCAGCGCCTGGGGCAGCAGCTTGGCCCGCAGGTCGTCGCTGACCAGGTCGGTCAGGTCGCGCAGCACGCCGTCGATGGCGAAGCCGGGTACCTGGGGGTACTCGATGGTGACGATGTCGGGGGCGTTGCCCGCGCGGGCGGCGTTGCTGAGCTTGGCGTACCCGCCCTGGCCGCCCGTCGGCACCTGCTGGAAGTCCACGAAGATGCGGTTCTGGCCCTTGTTGAAGGCCTCCACCACCTGCCTGCTGCCGCGCAGCGAGGACCAGAACGTGATCCGGGTCGGCCCGCTCCCGCCCCGGCGGCCCGGGGTCGGGGAGCAGGCGGCACCGCCGAGCACAGGCAGGCTCAGGGCGGCGCCCAGGAAGGTCCGGCGGCTTACTGGCGAGGGCAACACTGCCTCCCGGGTGGCCTCGGGATGGGACACCGGGAATCCTGATCGCCTGAGCGTTTCAGGTCAATACATCGATCAGAAGTACTTTCAATCGATCAAACGATCACACGGCGAGCGTTGACCCCCTGACCTGCAACGACGGCAGGAGCTCAAGCCTTTGCACGGGCCCGGTATCCCCACCCAGCCGCCGCAGCAACAGCTCGGCGGCCAGCCGTCCGACGGGCCCCTTGGGCGGCGCGACGGCGGTGAGCGGGGTGCTGCCGAGGGCGGCGACCACGTCGTCGTAGGCGATCACGGACACGTCCTCGGGCACGCGGATGCCGTCGTCGGCGAGCTGCTGGACGAGCAGCAGGGCGTCCACGTCCCCGTGCAGGACCGCCGCGGTGGCCCCGATCCCGGTCAGCGCGCCAACGAGGTCGGGCCCGGGCGCGGAGGCGTCGGGCCCGGCGTCCACGGCACTGAGCAACACGGACGTGGCCTCGATCGACGGCGTGGCCTCGGCGATCTCAGCGAAGGCCCCACGCAGCGCACGGGCGGTGGGGCTGTCGTCCCGGGCGGCCAGGACCACCCGCCGGTGCCCGAGCCCGACGAGGTGCCGCAACGCGAGGTGCACGCCGTACCAGTGGTCGGAGCACACGGAGTCGACCGAGTGCAGCACGCTCCCGGGCCGGGGCCGCCGCTCCATGACCACGACAGGCACCCCGGCCGCGGCGAGCCAGGCGTTGTCGGCTTCCTCCGCCTCGGTGGTGCGCCAACGGGGCGCGATCAACAGCCCGCACACGTCCTCGGCGAGCACGCGGTCCACGATCCGCTGCTCGGTCCCGGGCGCCTGGGGCGCGATGTGCAGGACCACCCGCCGCCCGGCTGCCTCGAGCACGGCCCGGGCCCCCTCCATGGTCTCGTGCAGGTAGGCATGCCGTTCAGGCACGACCAGCGCGACGGCCCCGGCGGCGGAGGCGGGCCCGGGGTTGTCGGTCATCAGGCTGGCGGGCCCGTCGAGGGCCCGGGCCACCCCGTGGCCACGCCGGAGCTCCCCACCCCGGGCAAGCTCCTCGACATCCCGCCGCACGGTGATGACCGAGACCTCCAGCTCCCGGGCGAGGTCACTGACCCGCACGGACCCCTTCGACCGCACCGCGGCCAGGATCCGCTGCCGCCTGACCTCATTCGCTCGCATGACCGCCCCAAATGCTCGTTTCGATCGTTTGTTCGTTTGATCGAATGATAGCCAGCCTGCTCGATCTCGGCTGGTTTGGGCTTGGCGGTTCAGGCGAGGATTGATTTCGATTGACACTGAAGTCATAGTGATTTGGCAAATTTCCAGACGGCCGACACGACTGCTCGACACCAGCCCGTGTCAGCCCGCGGCGCCACTCCCGTAACGAGCGCACCTCGTCGCGACGGCCTCCTCAACGTGTCCACCTCGGCGGCTCGGCCGATCTCCGGGGTCACCTCGCCCAGCACACCGCGCTCGGCCGGGTCGGCGAGCCCGAGGAGGTCCGCCGCCGCGATCGTCGCGTTGACCTCGCCGGAGAGCGGGTGGATCACGGCGCAGCGCGTCGAGGTCGCCAGTGGCGCACTGCTCTGAGCCTCACGGGGCGACGCGGGCCAGGTGCGGGAAGCCGGGCAGCAGGTCCGGGCAAGTGCTCACGGTGGTGTGCTCGGCCGCTGCCCACCGTGGTCACCGACGGGGGGCGGCGCTGCTCGTGCTGGTGCTGCTGACCGGGCTGTACCGGCCGCGCCGCCGCCCGGTCACCGCGCCCGGTGCCGCCGGATCACCAGCGCCGCCCCGATCCGTTGCAGCTGCGCCGGATCAGCCGGGTCCAGACCGGTGAGCGCGATCGCCCGGCGCAGCCGGTAGTCGATGGTGTTCGGGTGCAGGTGCAGCTCGGCGCCGGTCCGGCGGCGGTCCAGGCCCAGGCGCACGTGGGTTTCCAGCGTGTGCAACAGGTCCGGGTGGTCGGCCAGCGGGTCCAGCAGGGCCGCCAGCTCCTCCCCCGCCGGGCTCGGCCGGGTGAGCTGGTACTCCAGCAGCACGTCCGCCAGCCC
Proteins encoded in this region:
- a CDS encoding ABC transporter substrate-binding protein, which codes for MSHPEATREAVLPSPVSRRTFLGAALSLPVLGGAACSPTPGRRGGSGPTRITFWSSLRGSRQVVEAFNKGQNRIFVDFQQVPTGGQGGYAKLSNAARAGNAPDIVTIEYPQVPGFAIDGVLRDLTDLVSDDLRAKLLPQALRLTTFDGRLFSVPLDVEPMVLHYREDLFTRHGLRVPETWAEFTELARAVRGLPGGHRLALFPTDGGMQFAAFAWQAGAQWFRTDGGAWNVSIADAPSRRVAEYWQGLLDEGLLHANAADSKHADAQIAQGNVLTRLSGAWEAGAQRNARPGQKGLWRIAPIPQWDNASEVVGTHGGSTFAVTVDSAFPEAAVEFIEWQVSHPDALRARLSSGTSSQYPAAPALVPVGREAFDRAYYGGQDIYQLFDEEAHKIRDGWIWGPRMTATQKVMQDGFARAAGGVGTLLEAIQDAQRGTMPDLRALGLATTEHTT
- a CDS encoding DUF2264 domain-containing protein, whose amino-acid sequence is MRLPEEDRELSPHTGFTREHWVAAADGLLAAAWRWASPRGARLDLPGRPSRSGVHSDGLEGYARTFLAAGFRIAGSGGADPLGLVERYAEGLAAGTATPGAEDAESWPLILDYTVQGQPMVESASVALGLRLTRPWLWDRLAEDVRDRAAEWLRGAIRHIPSPNNWYLFPYTVAGFLESVGRGDELTRRVRERALELLETWYRGDGWYADGDGGAFDHYNGWALHLYPVLDAHLAGDVSPLGPRLAEHLAGFGLMFDGNGAPLHLGRSLTYRFAAASAVGLGAVTGDTPLAPGVSRRLLSGALRYFLDRGALTGDGLLSLGWHGPHAATLQPYSGPASPYWAAKAFACLLAGPDHPLWTEVEGAAPSETPTVRAVRGPGFLVQTSGDGLVRVHNHGSDHLRPHEPENAADADPHYGRLAYSTRSGPTSRANVEDNHVALVIGGQSSARRRIHQAGVGQGEGWAWAASWHRPVFGRGLGALPALRVESLTVVRGDWELRVHRVRYAPAGTGIWETGWAAEESRLVPLHGWTGSEEVAAPEGTAFLPFARVPRVTGEVSGTGLFAAAVCLGGTAEAAPSVTGQDGGLRIRWADGFVVAAGFDPVEVRPVS
- a CDS encoding carbohydrate ABC transporter permease, translating into MSADLPAALRPRLLGRLAVNTVVGLAVLYTLLPVLWLLLAATKDRDALFASDLFSLDGFAFWQNLVELFAEDNGLFARWYGNSLLYAVLGAAISALIGIACGYAFDKYSFRHKEKLFGLVLGAVMVPQTVLALPLYLLASSVGLVNTFWAVFIPVLFNPFGVYLGRIFSQGYVPNEVLEAARMDGAGELATFFRVGLRLLGPGAVTIFLFQLTAIWNNFFLPMVMLSDQSLYPVSLGLYTWNSAATVSPEYYPVVIMGSLLAVLPLIVAFALLQRFWRSGMTAGAVK
- a CDS encoding hydroxyacid dehydrogenase; the protein is MRRVRGALVMSAEVARAVLDAGAVAAFEQHVALAPGVLTRLDVPEARPVLAEAEVLVTGWGCPPLDEQVLAAAPKLRAVVHTAGSVRGHVTEACWARGIEVSSAAAANALPVAEYTVAMILLSGKRVLERARAYRAAPGPHDWLAQPSSVGNFGRVVGLLSASLIGRRVVELLRPYDFRVLLHDPYVSDEEVRELGAEPVGLPALFARSDVLSVHTPLLPSTVGLVSAELLALLRPDAVLINTARGAVVDQDALLAATSAGRIRAVLDVTEPDVLPAGHPLWDSENVLITPHLAGSQGNEWERLTASAAAELARWVRGHGFAHPVVRERLDRLA
- a CDS encoding substrate-binding domain-containing protein translates to MRANEVRRQRILAAVRSKGSVRVSDLARELEVSVITVRRDVEELARGGELRRGHGVARALDGPASLMTDNPGPASAAGAVALVVPERHAYLHETMEGARAVLEAAGRRVVLHIAPQAPGTEQRIVDRVLAEDVCGLLIAPRWRTTEAEEADNAWLAAAGVPVVVMERRPRPGSVLHSVDSVCSDHWYGVHLALRHLVGLGHRRVVLAARDDSPTARALRGAFAEIAEATPSIEATSVLLSAVDAGPDASAPGPDLVGALTGIGATAAVLHGDVDALLLVQQLADDGIRVPEDVSVIAYDDVVAALGSTPLTAVAPPKGPVGRLAAELLLRRLGGDTGPVQRLELLPSLQVRGSTLAV
- a CDS encoding carbohydrate ABC transporter permease, which encodes MARPGERVAATALMTPFFVLFTAIFLIPVGTALWLSFFGADQPGLGFGPESTVFVGLRSYLAVLSDPTFLSGLGTVALYCLIYIPLLVVGALGLALLLDSGAAKLRASAQLALYLPHAVPGIIAAIIWLYLYTPGLSPVIAALAAGDIEVDFLGVRTVLPSIVNIALWSNLGYNMVIFYAALQAVPREVVEAAVIDGAGPWRTALRVKAPMVRASVVMVSMFTMIWALQLFTEPMLLSQSTPVISARFSPSMYIYDAAFTRNNYGLASAASVILVLCTIALSYGITRWTNRGGRTA